A stretch of the Carassius carassius chromosome 6, fCarCar2.1, whole genome shotgun sequence genome encodes the following:
- the LOC132142725 gene encoding kinesin-like protein KIF16B isoform X3 — protein sequence MASVRVAVRVRPMNRREKDLSAKCIIEMEGNKTTITNLKIPDGVTGDSVRERTKTFTYDFSYDSSDCKNGSFVSQEKVFKDLGTDVLKAAFEGYNACIFAYGQTGSGKSHTMMGIPGDVGLIPRICEGLFSRISGMTRRDEASFRTEVSYLEIYNERVRDLLRRKMAETYNLRVREHPKEGPYVEDLSKHLVQNYNDVEELMEAGNINRTTASTGMNDTSSRSHAIFTINFTQAKFDAEMPSETLSKIHLVDLAGSERADATGATGVRLKEGGNINKSLVTLGNVISALADLSLEGGNSHLKKKQVFVPYRDSVLTWLLKDSLGGNSKTIMIATISPADVNYGETLSTLRYANRAKNIINKPTINEDSNVRLIRELRAEIARLKALLVQGNQIALLDSPTALSMEEELQQNEARVLELTKEWTNKWNETQNILKEETLALRKEGIGVILDSELPHLIGIDDDLLSTGIILYHLKEGRTYVGRDDATTEQDIILHGLGLESEHCLIENQNGTVTLIPLNDAQCSVNGVQITEPCQLNQGAVMLLGRTNMFRFNHPKEAAKLREKRKSGLLTSLSLSMSDLSKSCENLSTVMLYNPGLFTEKGPIFLRLEFERQQREELEKLENKRRLIKEMEEKQKCEKAELERMQQEVESQRKESEEVQLRIRRQEESLHRRSQDIEGRLRDLIAEKERFQEERHREQKEQEQQEQRRLHLKQKLKEEVQEEDLEEDEKTQAQRDRAEQTELLRELERLKRERVEQAIKLQLEHRRLEEREKEQLSLVGRLEEQLRERSEEAAALLAPDEARRLEEERRMLTELREELLRAKEARIDGEEEGGEEARRSVQARYEHFKLMQVEELSLLEESLIQQKDRLEREVANERTSLGLLLHTHKDKQRQVCDMMERGVQDLSFLGQEEVLIQQAEHRLQFKERQLQSLCEKHLPAVSEERQRAIELLGRVRGGTGSPGLDGSPEAMDKELDETLYQVEKELEEKEERLSQYSASAEQLQQLQQSYEFTANVARQEEKVRRKEKEILQWKERQQREALEQAVARLERRHSAYRRSLSLEPDAEGPRKRSQSALGQSTSRLTGTQDLDQDRCVVGQKKTAVYYVKIHSMLCLCFIILFWVFLRMEREIAQLKQRISESEGSVRSLSVSGDEKNNVNQSPVSPIQTLPVLSIGDERINTYIEEEVQRRLQKLNLRNRENNNTLSLSSDSLQDNDKKHIDQRKLKYERLVSVPLDPSPESLKDPVRISIPRYVLCGQGKDEHFEFEVKITVLDETWTVFRRYSRFREMHKSLKLKYPELAVLDFPPKKIFGNRDERMVAERRNQLEQYLRNFFHVMMSSSPSSPLRTDEFGLHLSKHAVCSISPFFKKGVFDYSSHGTG from the exons GGAGAAAGatctgtctgccaaatgcatcaTCGAAATGGAAGGCAACAAAACCACCATCACCAACTTAAAA ATTCCAGACGGCGTGACTGGAGACTCTGTAAGAGAGAGAACGAAGACTTTCACATATGATTTCTCTTACGACTCTTCGGACTGTAAGAACGGTAGCTTTGTGTCTCAGGAGAAG gTGTTCAAGGACCTGGGCACTGATGTGTTAAAGGCAGCATTTGAAGGATATAATGCCTGCATCTTTGCTTACGGCCAGACTGGATCAGGGAAGTCACACACCATGATGGGCATCCCT GGTGACGTCGGGCTGATCCCACGGATCTGTGAAGGATTATTCAGCCGAATTTCAGGAATGACTCGGAGAGATGAAGCCTCTTTCCGTACAGAGGTCAG CTATTTGGAGATTTACAATGAACGGGTACGGGACTTGTTAAGGAGAAAGATGGCAGAGACGTATAACCTCAGAGTCAGAGAGCATCCTAAAGAGGGACCCTATGTAGAAG ACCTGTCGAAGCACCTCGTGCAGAACTATAATGATGTGGAGGAGCTGATGGAGGCGGGAAACATCAACCGCACGACTGCCAGCACCGGCATGAACGACACTAGCAGCCGCTCACACGCCATCTTCACCATCAACTTCACACAG GCTAAGTTTGACGCTGAGATGCCGAGTGAGACGCTCAGCAAGATTCACCTGGTGGACCTGGCAGGAAGTGAGAGGGCCGATGCCACAGGAGCCACGGGTGTCCGGCTCAAAGAGGGCGGCAATATCAACAAATCACTGGTCACTCTGGGAAATGTCATCTCCGCCTTAG CTGATCTGTCACTGGAAGGAGGGAACAGTCATTTGAAGAAGAAGCAGGTGTTTGTTCCTTACAGAGACTCTGTGCTCACGTGGCTCCTGAAGGACAGTCTGGGAGGAAACTCAAAGACCATCATGATTGCTA CTATATCGCCTGCGGACGTCAACTACGGCGAGACGCTGAGCACGCTGCGCTATGCTAATCGTGCCAAAAACATCATCAACAAACCCACGATTAATGAGGATTCCAACGTTAGACTTATACGAGAACTGCGGGCGGAGATCGCTCGGCTGAAAGCACTACTCGTGCAGGGAAATCAG ATAGCGCTGCTCGATTCCCCCACAGCATTAAGTATGGAGGAGGAACTGCAACAAAATGAAGCCAGG GTGTTGGAGCTGACCAAGGAATGGACGAACAAATGGAACGAAACGCAGAACATCCTGAAG GAGGAGACTCTGGCTCTGAGGAAGGAGGGAATCGGAGTGATCCTGGACTCGGAGCTGCCTCATCTCATCGGGATTGATGATGATCTGCTCAGCACGGGCATCATTCTCTATCACTTAAAG GAGGGAAGGACATACGTTGGCCGTGACGATGCCACTACTGAACAGGACATCA TTCTTCATGGTTTGGGTCTGGAAAGTGAGCACTGTCTGATAGAGAATCAGAATGGCACGGTGACTCTTATTCCTCTAAATGACGCTCAGTGTTCAGTCAATGGCGTTCAGATCACTGAGCCCTGTCAGCTCAACCAAG GTGCTGTCATGCTCCTCGGCAGAACCAATATGTTCAGATTCAATCATCCTAAAGAGGCGGCTAAACTTCGGGAAAAGAGAAAG AGCGGCCTCCTCACCAGTCTGAGCTTATCCATGTCTGATCTGTCCAAATCCTGTGAAAACCTCTCCACAGTCATGCTGTATAACCCTGG TCTCTTCACTGAAAAAGGTCCCATCTTTCTCAG ACTGGAGTTTGAAAGGCAGCAAAGAGAAGAACTGGAAAAACTGGAAAATAAAAG GCGGCTGATAAAGGAGATGGAGGAGAAGCAGAAGTGTGAGAAGGCGGAGCTTGAGCGCATGCAGCAGGAGGTGGAGTCTCAGAGGAAGGAGTCTGAGGAGGTGCAGCTGCGCATCCGCAGACAGGAGGAGAGCCTGCACAGACGCAGTCAGGACATCGAGGGCCGCCTCCGAGACTTGATCGCTGAGAAAGAGAGATTTCAG GAGGAGAGACACCGAGAGCAGAAGGAACAGGAACAGCAGGAACAGAGGAGACTGCACCTGAAGCAGAAGCTGAAGGAGGAGGTGCAGGAGGAGGATCTGGAGGAGGATGAAAAGACTCAGGCCCAACGAGATCGAGCAGAACAAACCGAGCTCCTTCGTGAACTGGAGCGGCTCAAACGAGAGCGCGTGGAGCAGGCCATCAAACTCCAGCTGGAGCACAG GCGTTTGGAGGAGCGAGAGAAGGAGCAGCTGAGTCTGGTTGGGCGTCTGGAGGAGCAGCTGAGGGAGCGCAGTGAGGAGGCGGCCGCCCTGCTCGCACCAGATGAGGCACGGCGACTGGAGGAAGAGAGACGGATGCTCACCGAGCTCAGGGAGGAGCTGCTCAGAGCCAAGGAGGCGCGGATCGATGGAGAGGAGGAGGGCGGGGAGGAGGCCCGGAGGAGCGTGCAGGCACGGTATGAGCATTTCAAACTGATGCAGGTGGAGGAGCTGAGTTTGCTAGAGGAGTCACTGATCCAGCAGAAGGACCGGCTGGAGCGGGAGGTGGCCAATGAGCGCACGTCTCTCGGGCTGCTGCTGCACACGCACAAGGACAAACAGAGACAG GTCTGTGATATGATGGAGCGTGGCGTTCAGGACTTGTCCTTTCTGGGTCAGGAGGAGGTTCTGATCCAGCAGGCCGAACACAGGCTGCAGTTTAAAGAGAGACAGCTACAGTCTCTCTGTGAGAAACATCTCCCTGCTGTCTCAGAGGAGCGGCAAAGAGCCATTGAGCTACTGGGGAGAGTTAGAGGAGGAACAGGGTCTCCTGGTTTGGACGGAAGTCCAGAAGCTATGGACAAAGAGCTGGATGAGACTCTGTATCAG GTAGAGAAGGAGCTGGAGGAGAAGGAGGAGCGTTTGTCTCAGTACAGTGCGAGTGCAGAGCAGCTGCAGCAGCTCCAGCAGTCGTACGAGTTCACAGCAAACGTGGCCCGTCAGGAGGAGAAGGTCCGCAGGAAGGAGAAGGAGATCCTGCAGTGGAAGGAGAGACAGCAGCGTGAGGCTCTGGAGCAGGCGGTCGCACGCTTGGAGAGGAGACACTCCGCTTACCGCAGGAGCCTCAGTCTGGAGCCGGACGCCGAAGGGCCCCGAAAGAGGTCACAGTCCGCTCTAGGACAGAGCACTTCCAGGCTTACAGGAACACAAGACCTGGACCAGGACAGGTGTGTAGTTGGACAAAAAAAGACAgctgtatattatgtaaaaatacaCAGTATGCTGTGTCTTTGCTTTATCATTTTGTTCTGGGTGTTTCTCAGGATGGAGCGAGAGATCGCACAGCTGAAGCAGAGGATCAGTGAGAGTGAAGGAAGTGTGCGGAGTCTCAGTGTGAGCGGGGATGAAAAAAACAATGTGAACCAGTCGCCCGTCAGCCCCATACAGACCCTCCCTGTGCTGTCTATAGGAGACGAGAG GATTAACACATATATTGAAGAAGAGGTGCAGCGGAGGCTGCAGAAACTGAACCTGAGGAACAGAGAGAATAACAACACACTGTCACTGTCTTCAGACTCACTGCAG GACAATGATAAAAAACACATTGATCAACGCAAACTGAAATACGAG CGGCTGGTGTCAGTTCCTCTGGATCCGAGTCCGGAGAGTCTTAAAGATCCAGTCAGGATCAGTATTCCCCGTTATGTCCTTTGTGGGCAGGGAAAAGATGAACACTTCGAGTTCGAAGTCAAG atcACTGTTTTAGATGAAACGTGGACCGTATTCAGAAGATACAGTCGTTTTCGGGAGATGCACAAATCTCTGAAGCTGAAATATCCAGAG CTCGCGGTGTTGGACTTCCCTCCCAAAAAGATTTTTGGAAACAGAGATGAGCGAATGGTTGCAGAACGCCGGAATCAGTTGGAG CAATACCTGCGGAACTTCTTCCATGTGATGATGTCATCCTCGCCCTCTTCTCCTCTGAGAACAGACGAGTTTGGACTACACCTCTCAAAACACGCTGTGTGCAGCATCTCTCCTTTCTTTAAGAAGGGAGTGTTTGACTACAGCAGTCACGGGAcgggctga